One genomic window of Bradyrhizobium sp. B124 includes the following:
- a CDS encoding GGDEF domain-containing protein, with amino-acid sequence MSFDPSTLYLFATMVAGMLGAMLWLFGRQENIAALKWWGTAYLLGAASVALWTVGSSTLDPLVLLGLNAIGFAACGMVWNAARIFHGRKANLPGLVLGPIVWIGAATSIADPAMRLTIGAGIVAIYAALTASELWSERRRSMQRRWIAIAIPVAHGCVLMLPILVGDVLRLNGQNFVSSFWVTLFSIELVLYAIGTVFVIFMMVSDRAVAVHKTAASIDPLSGMLNRRGFTEACTRVIEREATAGRPVTVMIFDIDHFKSINDRFGHPAGDEILKLFSAVVVNSLRISDLSGRIGGEEFAALLPCSLEEGVLVAERVREAFENSNISCEDGAVDTTVSIGVAGGPAGTELEVLLASADTALYQAKRSGRNRVEAAEELPLSLENWRRKTAGLPASARQKPAPARA; translated from the coding sequence ATGTCGTTCGATCCATCGACGCTTTATCTGTTCGCCACCATGGTCGCGGGCATGCTCGGCGCCATGCTCTGGTTGTTCGGGAGGCAGGAGAACATTGCCGCGCTGAAATGGTGGGGCACCGCCTATCTGCTCGGCGCGGCCTCCGTCGCGCTCTGGACGGTCGGCAGCTCGACGCTCGATCCGCTCGTCTTGCTGGGTCTCAATGCGATCGGCTTCGCTGCCTGCGGCATGGTCTGGAATGCAGCGCGTATCTTCCACGGCCGCAAGGCCAACCTGCCGGGTCTCGTACTCGGCCCGATCGTGTGGATCGGCGCCGCGACGTCAATCGCGGATCCGGCGATGCGCCTGACGATCGGCGCCGGGATCGTCGCGATCTACGCCGCGCTGACCGCCTCCGAACTCTGGAGCGAGCGCCGCCGTTCGATGCAGAGGCGCTGGATTGCGATCGCGATCCCGGTCGCTCATGGCTGCGTCCTGATGCTGCCGATCCTGGTCGGCGACGTGCTGCGGCTGAACGGCCAGAACTTCGTCAGCAGCTTCTGGGTCACGCTGTTCTCGATCGAACTCGTTCTGTACGCGATCGGCACGGTGTTCGTGATCTTCATGATGGTGTCGGACCGCGCGGTCGCCGTTCACAAGACGGCCGCGTCGATCGATCCGTTGAGCGGCATGCTCAACCGCCGCGGCTTCACCGAGGCCTGCACGCGGGTGATCGAGCGGGAGGCCACGGCCGGCCGGCCGGTCACCGTGATGATCTTCGACATCGACCACTTCAAGTCGATCAACGACCGGTTCGGCCATCCCGCGGGTGACGAGATCCTGAAATTGTTCTCCGCCGTGGTCGTCAACAGTCTCAGGATCAGCGATCTGTCGGGCCGGATCGGCGGCGAGGAATTCGCGGCGCTGCTGCCGTGCTCGCTGGAGGAGGGCGTCTTGGTCGCCGAGCGCGTCCGCGAAGCGTTCGAGAACAGCAACATCAGCTGCGAGGACGGCGCGGTCGACACCACGGTCAGCATCGGCGTGGCCGGTGGACCCGCCGGGACCGAGCTCGAGGTGCTGCTGGCGTCGGCCGACACCGCGCTCTACCAGGCCAAGCGCAGCGGTCGCAACCGCGTCGAGGCAGCGGAGGAATTGCCGCTGTCGCTGGAGAACTGGCGGCGCAAGACCGCCGGCCTGCCGGCATCGGCGCGGCAAAAGCCGGCGCCTGCCCGCGCGTGA
- a CDS encoding gamma-glutamyl-gamma-aminobutyrate hydrolase family protein, translating into MRRPVVGVIGNAHRIENRFTVQMVGERNLRAVAEVSGAVPLMFAGSPEITDVGALLDVVDGVVLTGARANVHPTRFNTEPCAAHEPYDIHRDDVALALSEACVARGVPIFGICRGLQEMNVAFGGSLHPEIREIPGRMNHRMPRLENGEIHPDPTVVFADRHDVALTPGGAFARILGCESIRVNSLHGQGILEPGRRVVIEGIAEDGTIEAIRIADAPGFALGVQWHAEYDPQRNPINRALFEAFGDALRERRRAA; encoded by the coding sequence ATGAGACGGCCCGTGGTCGGCGTGATCGGAAACGCCCATCGCATTGAAAATCGTTTCACAGTCCAGATGGTCGGAGAGCGCAACCTTCGCGCGGTTGCCGAGGTGTCGGGTGCCGTGCCCTTGATGTTCGCGGGCAGCCCCGAAATCACCGATGTCGGTGCCTTGCTCGACGTGGTCGACGGCGTGGTGCTGACGGGGGCGCGTGCCAACGTTCATCCGACCCGCTTCAACACCGAGCCTTGCGCCGCCCACGAGCCCTACGACATCCACCGCGACGACGTCGCGCTGGCGCTGTCGGAGGCCTGCGTCGCGCGCGGCGTGCCGATCTTTGGCATCTGCCGCGGCCTGCAGGAGATGAACGTCGCCTTCGGTGGCTCGCTGCATCCGGAGATCCGCGAGATCCCGGGCCGCATGAACCACCGGATGCCGCGGCTGGAGAACGGCGAGATCCATCCCGATCCCACCGTCGTGTTCGCCGACCGTCATGACGTCGCGCTGACGCCGGGTGGCGCCTTCGCAAGGATCCTCGGCTGCGAGTCCATTCGGGTCAATTCGCTGCACGGCCAGGGCATCCTCGAGCCCGGCAGGCGCGTCGTGATCGAGGGCATCGCCGAGGACGGCACCATCGAGGCGATCCGCATCGCCGATGCTCCGGGCTTTGCGCTCGGTGTGCAATGGCACGCCGAATACGATCCGCAACGCAACCCGATCAACCGCGCGCTGTTCGAGGCATTCGGCGACGCACTGCGCGAGCGGCGGCGGGCAGCGTAG
- a CDS encoding AI-2E family transporter — MTDPADNRLQARNDMAWAIAVGGIGIVLFAALLTFAWQFAATLFLLFAGMLLGVALNAMTTLLGRLTALPHALRLAIVCLAMAGLLSGIVFLGGTTIAQQATVLSNTIKSQLGNVKEFLEQRGVDTSYLDFTNAAGEAKGEGSAVTTTTPPASQSHGIPGAGALASSGGAIISQTLKVLLGTVSVVGNFFIVLFLGLAFAAQPSIYRAGLLFIAPAKYRAQATVIVDRIGETLERWLIAQIITMTAVFLVTWIGLAIIGIPSSFILGIQAGLLAFIPTVGAILGGLIVVLASLATGWIAALSAFILFLGVHALESYVLTPIIQRQALDIPPATLFAFQILLGVVFGIWGLALALPLMAIAKVMIDHFKAEDQAPAQTPAPSNVPQLS, encoded by the coding sequence GTGACAGACCCGGCTGACAATCGCCTGCAGGCCCGCAACGACATGGCGTGGGCGATCGCCGTCGGCGGCATCGGCATCGTGCTGTTCGCCGCCCTGTTGACCTTCGCCTGGCAGTTCGCGGCGACCCTGTTCCTGCTTTTCGCGGGCATGCTGCTCGGGGTCGCCCTCAATGCCATGACCACCCTGCTCGGCCGGCTGACCGCGCTGCCTCACGCGTTGCGGCTTGCGATCGTCTGCCTGGCGATGGCCGGGCTATTGTCCGGCATCGTGTTCCTCGGCGGCACCACGATCGCGCAGCAGGCCACGGTGCTGAGCAACACGATCAAATCGCAGCTCGGCAACGTCAAGGAGTTCCTCGAGCAGCGCGGCGTCGATACCAGCTATCTTGACTTCACCAATGCCGCCGGCGAGGCGAAGGGCGAAGGCTCCGCCGTGACGACGACGACACCGCCAGCGTCGCAGTCGCATGGCATCCCCGGCGCCGGCGCGCTGGCCTCGAGCGGCGGCGCCATCATCAGTCAGACGCTGAAGGTGCTGCTCGGCACCGTCAGCGTCGTCGGCAATTTCTTCATCGTGCTGTTCCTCGGCCTCGCCTTCGCGGCCCAGCCGAGCATCTACCGCGCCGGATTGTTGTTCATCGCGCCGGCCAAATACCGCGCGCAGGCGACCGTCATCGTCGACCGCATCGGCGAGACACTGGAGCGCTGGCTGATCGCGCAGATCATCACCATGACCGCGGTGTTCCTCGTCACCTGGATCGGGCTCGCCATCATCGGGATTCCGAGCTCGTTCATCCTCGGCATCCAGGCCGGCCTGCTCGCCTTCATCCCGACGGTCGGCGCGATCCTGGGCGGGCTGATCGTGGTGCTGGCGAGCCTTGCGACCGGGTGGATCGCGGCGCTGTCCGCCTTCATTCTGTTCCTCGGCGTCCACGCGCTGGAAAGCTACGTGCTGACGCCGATCATCCAGCGCCAGGCACTCGACATCCCGCCGGCAACGCTGTTCGCGTTCCAGATCCTGCTCGGCGTCGTGTTCGGCATCTGGGGGCTCGCGCTGGCGCTGCCGCTGATGGCGATCGCCAAGGTGATGATCGACCACTTCAAGGCGGAAGATCAGGCGCCGGCGCAGACACCCGCTCCGTCGAACGTGCCGCAGCTCAGTTGA
- a CDS encoding PaaI family thioesterase, which translates to MAIAKMSVADLEEFLRKEFPQAFTHDDIRIESADGETALLRQRYSERMLRPGGTVSGPTLMGLADFAMYVVLLSAIGPIGLAVTTNLNINFLRKGQPGQDVLAVARLLKLGKRLAVGEVNLLSGTSPDPIAHVTATYSIPNQ; encoded by the coding sequence ATGGCGATTGCGAAAATGAGCGTGGCTGATCTGGAGGAGTTCCTGCGCAAGGAATTTCCGCAGGCATTCACCCACGACGACATCAGGATCGAAAGCGCCGACGGCGAGACGGCTTTGCTGCGCCAGCGCTACAGCGAGCGCATGCTGCGGCCGGGCGGCACGGTGTCCGGACCGACCCTGATGGGGCTGGCGGATTTCGCGATGTACGTGGTGCTATTGTCGGCGATCGGGCCGATCGGCCTTGCCGTCACCACCAACCTCAACATCAACTTCCTGCGCAAGGGCCAGCCAGGGCAGGACGTGCTTGCGGTCGCCAGGCTGCTCAAGCTCGGCAAGCGGCTTGCGGTCGGCGAGGTGAACCTGCTGTCCGGCACCTCTCCGGATCCGATCGCCCATGTCACGGCGACCTATTCCATTCCAAATCAATAG
- a CDS encoding NF038122 family metalloprotease — translation MQINVIYDPSVASAPSGFKTAVAYVVNLFDTAFTNDVTLSIHVGWGEVGGSAIASGFLGESEEAKAPAYDYTTIKDALIEDGTSSAQLAAFATLPASDPTGGATFDIGRAEAKALGLIGAKDPANDGWVGFDAAANWSYDPTATPGSNQYYLVGSIEHEITEVLGRDSLLGVNGEHYANGWGVPDLFRFSAPGVRELAPGPVHSTGYFSIDNGATSLASWNNHIAKGDLGDWDSGFGSGGGPGPFGDDAFNNESNSGVINGFTQTDFIQMQTLGWNPSAPDNFVFNGEIYFVAAGHTANNLVVQAGGTLGVAGNATAVALDGGNAEIDSGGAIYGIIVDAGSTLTIDSGGSADGVTIAGGLVDIASGAVTGGTPIVFQGAGGTLEIDGHTPPANIISGFAIGDTIDLYGVNIGGNAAVTLLPGNVLELAEHNRTFDFQLDPNDNFAGQTFGVGGDGFGGTAIFLLPSVLSVATSGAGISGGNGDLNAGHAVTFTLNLSDAVNVDISAGTPTLLLNDGGVATFTGGSGSDALTFSFTVAAGDNTADLAVSGFLLHGASLTDSYGHHASLIGAVTNPGGILQIDTTAPESSGVSAAPATGIETAGASVALTLAFNEAVTVSGGTPTLTLNNGANAIFDAVATAALHDPTKLAFDYLVSGTDNPTATLAVIGLNANGAAIADLAGNAADLSHVNASFNGLSVNDAPAFSADGLARPELHFGTAGNIVLDAAASSFAAAYGLEYLYLGLPAGTPYPPVPDTSSGFHLV, via the coding sequence GTGCAGATCAACGTCATCTACGACCCGAGCGTCGCGTCCGCGCCGTCAGGCTTCAAGACCGCGGTCGCCTATGTCGTCAACCTGTTCGACACCGCCTTCACCAATGACGTCACCCTCAGCATCCATGTCGGCTGGGGCGAGGTCGGCGGCTCCGCGATCGCGTCCGGTTTCCTTGGTGAAAGCGAGGAGGCAAAGGCGCCGGCCTATGACTACACAACGATCAAGGATGCCTTGATCGAAGACGGCACCTCCAGCGCCCAGCTCGCGGCCTTCGCGACCTTGCCCGCATCGGATCCGACCGGCGGTGCAACGTTCGATATCGGGCGCGCGGAAGCCAAGGCGCTCGGTCTGATCGGCGCCAAGGACCCGGCCAATGACGGCTGGGTCGGCTTCGATGCCGCGGCGAACTGGTCCTACGACCCGACGGCCACGCCGGGAAGCAATCAATACTATCTCGTCGGCTCGATCGAGCACGAGATCACTGAGGTGTTGGGCCGCGACTCGCTGCTCGGCGTCAATGGCGAGCACTATGCCAATGGCTGGGGCGTCCCCGACCTGTTCCGCTTCTCGGCGCCCGGCGTCCGCGAGCTTGCGCCCGGCCCTGTCCATTCCACCGGCTATTTCTCGATCGACAATGGCGCGACCAGCCTTGCAAGCTGGAACAACCACATCGCCAAGGGCGATCTCGGCGACTGGGATTCCGGCTTCGGCTCCGGCGGGGGTCCGGGCCCGTTCGGCGATGACGCCTTCAACAATGAAAGCAATTCCGGCGTCATCAACGGCTTTACCCAGACTGATTTCATCCAGATGCAGACGCTTGGATGGAATCCGTCGGCGCCGGACAACTTCGTATTCAACGGCGAGATCTATTTCGTCGCAGCCGGCCATACCGCCAACAACCTCGTCGTGCAGGCGGGCGGCACGCTCGGCGTCGCGGGTAACGCAACCGCCGTTGCGCTTGATGGCGGCAATGCCGAGATCGACAGCGGCGGCGCGATCTACGGCATCATCGTCGATGCCGGCAGCACGCTGACCATCGATTCCGGAGGCTCGGCCGATGGCGTGACCATCGCAGGCGGGCTGGTCGACATCGCGAGCGGCGCCGTGACCGGCGGCACACCGATCGTGTTCCAGGGCGCAGGCGGCACGCTCGAGATCGACGGGCACACGCCGCCGGCCAACATCATCAGCGGCTTTGCCATCGGCGACACGATCGATTTGTACGGCGTCAACATCGGCGGCAATGCCGCGGTCACGCTGCTGCCCGGCAACGTGCTCGAGCTCGCCGAGCACAACAGGACCTTCGACTTCCAGCTCGATCCGAACGACAATTTCGCCGGCCAGACCTTTGGTGTCGGCGGCGACGGCTTTGGCGGCACCGCGATCTTCCTGCTGCCGTCGGTGCTGTCGGTTGCGACCAGCGGCGCCGGCATCTCCGGCGGCAATGGCGACCTCAATGCCGGCCATGCCGTGACCTTCACCCTCAACTTGAGCGACGCCGTCAATGTCGACATCTCCGCCGGTACGCCGACCTTGCTGCTCAACGACGGTGGTGTCGCGACCTTTACGGGCGGCAGCGGCAGCGACGCCCTGACCTTCAGCTTCACTGTCGCTGCCGGCGACAACACCGCCGATCTCGCGGTATCAGGTTTTCTGTTGCACGGCGCGTCGCTGACAGACAGCTACGGCCATCATGCGAGCCTTATCGGTGCGGTGACCAATCCCGGCGGCATCCTGCAGATTGACACCACTGCGCCGGAGTCCTCCGGGGTCAGCGCGGCACCGGCGACCGGCATCGAGACCGCTGGCGCGTCCGTCGCCTTGACACTGGCCTTCAACGAAGCCGTCACGGTGTCCGGCGGCACACCGACGCTCACGCTCAACAACGGCGCGAACGCGATCTTTGATGCGGTAGCGACCGCGGCGCTGCACGATCCAACCAAGCTCGCCTTCGACTATCTCGTCTCAGGGACCGACAATCCCACCGCGACGCTTGCAGTGATAGGCCTCAACGCGAACGGCGCTGCGATCGCCGACCTTGCCGGCAACGCCGCCGATCTCTCGCATGTGAATGCGAGCTTCAACGGCCTGTCCGTCAACGATGCGCCGGCCTTCTCGGCAGACGGCTTGGCCCGTCCCGAGCTGCATTTCGGCACAGCGGGCAACATCGTCCTCGACGCCGCAGCGTCGAGCTTCGCGGCGGCTTACGGCCTCGAATATCTCTATCTCGGCCTGCCCGCCGGCACGCCCTACCCGCCGGTGCCCGACACCAGCAGCGGGTTTCATCTGGTCTAG
- a CDS encoding PAS domain S-box protein, translating to MMLPVVTILLALGFIHGVAWPGILLAGGVVSVVLMTAEMIARSQSRTPAQLVRAAEALSRGEPVSIRPSGDDEAAQLAATLAELSAQLGSRQHLLEKTVESIRDPVVVADEHAMIVIVNAAARRLYRVEPGFDTLTGVRTFQNYFADGTTVMPIAETPMARALRGDDVDDCELIVKPLRPEPAVCLVANARPLRDDAGNLRGAVIVLRDVTAERQAHQALVESEQMAQAIVRTALDAFVQTDQDGIVLDWSPQSEVLTGWTRSEAVGRRVVELVFPEELRVAHRQRITRFLQETATGGMGMRYETASVHRDGHRFYVEVSLNALRRGDGWIINSFVRDVTQRRRAEEQLIQAQKTESLGRLTGGIAHDFNNMLTVITGTIEILADGVRDNPQLAAIAKLISDAADRGAQLTSSLLAFARKQPLQPAETDVNDLIGEVVRLLSQTLGSQIEIRTELGRNAWLAFVDRSQLGAALVNLAINARDAMPEGGTLTFATRNMQLGIPDAVAHGVERAGDHLVIEVTDTGTGISPSHLEKIFDPFFSTKEVGQGTGLGLSMVFGFVKQSGGGIEVKSEQGRGTIFRIYLPKADGVAQRAAEEDDLPVRGGNETILCVEDDPTIRDYVMGQLESLGYKVLVAANADAALEIVSRGTGFDLLFTDIVMPGSMNGRQLAETLMAGRPALRVLFTSGYSDGALPAQQGRGGHGIPLLTKPYRRSELARMLRRCLDLQVDFQGDPVPQPYSVQPDLERFLRENPPEKN from the coding sequence ATGATGCTTCCCGTCGTCACAATCCTGCTCGCGTTGGGCTTCATCCATGGCGTCGCCTGGCCGGGCATTCTGCTCGCCGGTGGTGTGGTTTCGGTGGTGTTGATGACGGCTGAGATGATTGCGAGGTCGCAGTCCAGAACCCCCGCCCAGTTGGTGCGGGCGGCGGAGGCGCTGTCGCGCGGCGAGCCGGTCTCGATACGCCCGAGTGGCGACGATGAGGCCGCTCAGCTCGCTGCGACGCTTGCCGAACTGTCCGCGCAATTGGGCAGCAGGCAGCACCTGCTGGAGAAGACCGTCGAGAGCATCCGCGATCCGGTGGTGGTCGCCGACGAGCACGCGATGATCGTGATCGTCAACGCCGCGGCGCGGCGGCTGTACCGTGTCGAACCCGGTTTTGACACCCTGACCGGCGTTCGCACCTTCCAGAACTATTTTGCTGACGGCACGACTGTCATGCCGATCGCGGAGACGCCGATGGCGCGTGCGCTGCGCGGCGATGACGTCGACGATTGCGAGCTGATCGTCAAACCCCTGCGGCCGGAACCGGCTGTCTGTCTTGTCGCCAACGCCAGGCCGCTGCGCGACGATGCCGGCAATTTGCGCGGCGCGGTCATCGTGCTGCGCGATGTCACCGCGGAGCGTCAGGCGCATCAGGCACTGGTGGAGAGCGAGCAGATGGCGCAGGCCATCGTCAGGACCGCGCTCGACGCCTTCGTTCAGACCGACCAGGACGGCATCGTGCTCGACTGGAGCCCGCAGTCCGAGGTGCTGACCGGCTGGACGCGCTCCGAGGCGGTTGGCCGGCGCGTGGTCGAACTGGTGTTCCCGGAAGAGCTGCGGGTTGCACACCGGCAGCGCATCACCCGCTTCCTGCAAGAGACCGCGACCGGTGGCATGGGCATGCGCTATGAAACCGCATCCGTGCACCGCGACGGCCACCGGTTCTATGTCGAGGTGTCGCTCAATGCGCTGCGCCGTGGCGATGGCTGGATCATCAATTCCTTTGTCAGGGACGTCACCCAGCGCCGGCGCGCCGAAGAGCAGTTGATCCAGGCGCAGAAGACGGAATCGCTCGGGCGGTTGACCGGCGGCATCGCGCACGACTTCAACAACATGCTGACCGTGATCACCGGCACGATCGAGATCCTCGCCGACGGCGTCAGGGATAACCCGCAGCTTGCCGCGATCGCCAAGCTGATCAGCGATGCCGCCGATCGCGGCGCGCAACTCACCTCGAGCCTGCTGGCATTCGCGCGCAAGCAGCCGTTGCAGCCTGCCGAGACCGACGTCAACGACCTGATCGGCGAAGTGGTGCGGCTGCTGTCGCAGACGCTGGGGTCGCAGATCGAGATCAGGACGGAGCTCGGCCGCAACGCCTGGCTCGCTTTCGTCGACCGCAGCCAGCTCGGCGCTGCGCTGGTCAATCTCGCCATCAATGCGCGCGATGCGATGCCTGAGGGCGGCACGCTGACCTTTGCGACCCGCAACATGCAGCTCGGGATTCCCGATGCCGTGGCGCACGGCGTCGAGCGCGCCGGCGACCATCTCGTGATCGAGGTGACCGATACCGGCACCGGAATTTCGCCGTCGCATCTGGAGAAGATCTTCGATCCGTTCTTCTCCACCAAGGAGGTCGGGCAGGGCACCGGGCTCGGACTCAGCATGGTGTTCGGTTTCGTCAAGCAGAGCGGCGGCGGCATCGAGGTCAAGAGCGAGCAGGGGCGCGGCACCATCTTCAGGATCTATCTGCCCAAGGCGGACGGCGTCGCGCAGCGCGCGGCCGAGGAGGACGATCTGCCGGTCAGGGGCGGCAACGAGACCATCCTGTGCGTCGAGGACGACCCGACGATCCGTGACTACGTGATGGGCCAGCTCGAAAGCCTCGGCTACAAGGTGCTGGTCGCGGCGAACGCAGATGCCGCGCTCGAGATCGTCAGCCGCGGCACCGGGTTCGATCTCCTGTTCACCGACATCGTGATGCCCGGCAGCATGAATGGCCGGCAATTGGCGGAGACGCTGATGGCCGGGCGACCGGCGCTGCGGGTGCTGTTCACCTCGGGCTACAGCGATGGCGCGCTGCCGGCGCAACAGGGCCGTGGCGGCCACGGCATTCCGCTGCTGACCAAGCCCTATCGGCGCAGCGAGCTGGCGCGGATGCTGCGGCGCTGCCTAGATCTTCAGGTCGACTTTCAGGGCGATCCGGTTCCGCAGCCTTACTCCGTGCAGCCCGATCTGGAACGCTTCCTGCGCGAGAACCCGCCCGAGAAGAATTAG
- the rplM gene encoding 50S ribosomal protein L13 translates to MSTFSAKPAEVTKKWVVIDAKGLVVGRLATLVAMRLRGKHLPTYTPHVDCGDNVIIVNAAHVVLTGRKRDQKVYYKHTGFIGGIKERTAKQILEGRFPERVVEKAIERMIPRGPLGRMQMGNLRVYPGAEHPHEAQSPEKVDIASLNRKNTRAA, encoded by the coding sequence ATGAGCACGTTCTCGGCCAAGCCCGCCGAAGTGACGAAGAAGTGGGTCGTGATCGACGCCAAGGGTCTGGTCGTCGGTCGCCTCGCCACGCTCGTCGCGATGCGCCTGCGCGGCAAACACCTGCCCACCTACACCCCGCATGTCGATTGCGGCGACAACGTCATCATCGTCAACGCCGCGCATGTGGTGCTGACCGGTCGCAAGCGCGACCAGAAGGTCTACTACAAGCACACCGGCTTCATCGGTGGCATCAAGGAGCGCACTGCGAAGCAGATCCTCGAGGGTCGCTTCCCCGAGCGCGTCGTCGAGAAGGCGATCGAGCGCATGATCCCGCGCGGTCCGCTCGGCCGCATGCAGATGGGCAATCTGCGCGTCTATCCGGGTGCCGAGCATCCGCATGAGGCCCAGAGCCCCGAGAAGGTCGATATCGCCTCCCTGAATCGCAAGAACACGAGGGCCGCATAA
- the rpsI gene encoding 30S ribosomal protein S9 — protein MSDTLQSLDQLSQVKPAAPDAPKYVKKVDKFNRAYATGKRKDAVARVWIKPGAGKISVNTRDIEIYFARPVLRMMIQQPLVAAARNGQYDVICTVAGGGLSGQAGAVRHGISKALTNFEPELRGVLKKGGFLTRDSRTVERKKYGKAKARKSFQFSKR, from the coding sequence ATGTCCGATACTTTGCAGTCCCTCGACCAGCTCTCGCAGGTCAAGCCGGCGGCTCCCGATGCGCCGAAGTACGTCAAGAAGGTCGACAAGTTCAACCGCGCCTACGCCACCGGCAAGCGTAAGGACGCGGTCGCCCGCGTCTGGATCAAGCCGGGCGCCGGCAAGATCTCGGTCAACACCCGCGACATCGAAATCTACTTCGCCCGCCCGGTGCTGCGCATGATGATCCAGCAGCCGCTGGTCGCTGCCGCCCGTAACGGCCAGTACGACGTGATCTGCACCGTCGCCGGCGGCGGTCTCTCCGGCCAGGCCGGTGCGGTCCGCCACGGTATCTCGAAGGCGCTGACCAACTTCGAGCCCGAGCTGCGCGGCGTCCTCAAGAAGGGCGGCTTCCTGACCCGTGACTCCCGTACGGTCGAGCGCAAGAAGTACGGCAAGGCCAAGGCCCGCAAGTCCTTCCAGTTCTCGAAGCGCTAA
- a CDS encoding dipeptidase, whose product MAHPILRATLLDAGKAKESGAVQESGKVAIFDGHNDAAQHLVEYREGGRDFLARSEDGHLDLPRAREGGMVGGLFAMYAKAEHPRQGDFTRTADGYEVRLAEPLDAAYARRTIDAQLSALEAMVARADGKIRRATTVDEIEAARRDAAFSIVLHLEGAEAIDADLDGLAQLYARGLRSLGLVWSRPNIFGHGVPFAYPRSPDTGPGLTDAGKALVRACNELGIMLDAAHLNERGFWDLAAISTAPIVATHACAHAVCPATRNLTDRQLDAVGASGGVVGFNFSVSEVRPDGHRDPGIPIETVVDHLSYLVERIGDDHVALGSDFDGALMPLPLRDASHLPNLIQALRTHGYDDATLRKIAFDNWMRVFRQSWR is encoded by the coding sequence TTGGCTCATCCCATCCTGCGCGCTACGCTGCTCGACGCTGGCAAGGCGAAGGAGAGCGGTGCGGTGCAGGAAAGCGGCAAGGTTGCGATCTTCGACGGCCATAACGACGCGGCTCAGCACCTCGTTGAATACCGGGAAGGCGGGCGGGATTTTCTCGCGCGCTCCGAGGATGGTCATCTCGATCTGCCGCGTGCCCGGGAAGGCGGCATGGTTGGCGGCCTGTTCGCGATGTACGCCAAGGCAGAACATCCGCGCCAAGGCGATTTCACCCGAACCGCCGACGGGTACGAGGTGCGCCTCGCCGAGCCGCTCGATGCGGCCTACGCGCGTCGTACCATCGATGCCCAGCTGAGCGCGCTCGAGGCCATGGTGGCCCGCGCCGACGGAAAAATCCGCCGCGCGACGACCGTGGATGAGATCGAGGCGGCACGGCGGGACGCGGCATTTTCAATCGTGCTGCACCTCGAGGGCGCCGAAGCGATCGACGCCGATCTGGACGGGTTGGCGCAGCTCTACGCCCGCGGCCTGCGTTCGCTCGGCCTGGTCTGGAGCCGACCCAACATCTTCGGTCACGGCGTGCCGTTCGCCTATCCGCGCTCCCCGGATACCGGCCCCGGTCTGACTGACGCGGGGAAGGCGCTGGTGAGGGCCTGCAATGAGCTCGGAATCATGCTCGACGCGGCTCACCTCAACGAGCGCGGGTTCTGGGATCTGGCGGCGATCAGCACCGCGCCCATCGTGGCAACCCACGCCTGCGCGCATGCGGTCTGCCCTGCGACCCGCAACCTGACCGACCGGCAGCTCGATGCCGTCGGGGCATCGGGCGGCGTCGTCGGCTTCAATTTCAGTGTGTCCGAGGTGCGCCCGGACGGGCATCGTGATCCGGGAATCCCGATCGAGACGGTGGTCGACCACCTCAGCTACCTGGTCGAGCGGATCGGCGACGACCACGTCGCGCTGGGGTCCGATTTCGATGGCGCGCTCATGCCCCTTCCGCTCCGGGATGCAAGCCATCTCCCGAATCTGATCCAGGCGCTGCGGACACACGGCTACGATGACGCCACGTTGCGCAAGATCGCCTTCGACAACTGGATGCGCGTGTTCCGCCAAAGCTGGCGATGA